From Haemorhous mexicanus isolate bHaeMex1 chromosome 1, bHaeMex1.pri, whole genome shotgun sequence, one genomic window encodes:
- the TIGD5 gene encoding tigger transposable element-derived protein 5: MPGGEPEEGGGMAGGRRAGGGGGGGGSSASPGGVSVKMSLRRAYSIKDKLQAIERVKKGERQASVCRAFGVPGGTLRGWLKDEAKLRWFLEQLGGEVGTQRKKMRLANEEEIDRAVYAWFLALRQHGVPLSGPLIQAQAEAFARQIYGPECTFKASHGWFWRWQKRHGISSQRIYGEGGLPPEPERAPAARAEVLPDAGGYGDEQIYNANITRLFWKLLPSAGITARRPARGERVTVLLAANLTGSHKLKPLVVGGLRDPASLRHHNQEKFPACYRYSPEARLAPALLRAWFFEDFVPGVKRYLRRSCLQQKAVLLLSSAPSRSGAGAEDSPPLQTPDGSIRALFLSKGPSGSGLAGAGGRIPAPLEQGVVLAFKQLYKRELLRLAVSCGGPGSPADFVRSFLLKDMLYLAGLSWDLIPPGSIEKCWLLGLRAAFEPQPGEEEHGDTPGGEEGGGDSKVFSDLTHLAALAFKCLAPEEVSDWLHLDDAAPGAEEDDDGEEDAEEEGAEGCGTEEDDEEEAAGGKRGGEGGDPLLPTAGEAIQGLETALRWLERQDPREVGPLKLVQLRSLISMAQRLRHGCSPQS, translated from the coding sequence ATGCCCGGGGGGGAGCCGGAGGAGGGCGGGGGAATGGCGGGAGGGCGgcgggcaggaggaggaggaggaggtggaggcagCAGCGCATCACCCGGGGGGGTGTCGGTGAAGATGTCGCTTCGCCGCGCCTACTCCATCAAGGACAAGCTCCAGGCCATCGAGAGGGTGAAGAAGGGCGAGCGCCAGGCGTCGGTGTGCCGGGCTTTCGGAGTGCCGGGGGGCACGCTCCGGGGGTGGCTGAAGGACGAGGCGAAGCTCCGCTGGTTCCTGGAGCAGCTCGGCGGCGAGGTGGGCACCCAGCGCAAGAAGATGCGCTTGGCCAACGAGGAGGAGATCGACCGCGCCGTCTACGCCTGGTTCCTCGCCCTGCGCCAGCACGGCGTGCCGCTCTCCGGACCCCTCATCCAGGCGCAGGCGGAAGCCTTCGCCCGGCAGATCTACGGGCCTGAATGCACCTTCAAGGCGAGCCACGGCTGGTTCTGGCGCTGGCAGAAGCGCCACGGCATCTCCAGCCAACGCATCTACGGCGAGGGCGGCCTCCCCCCCGAGCCCGAGCGCGCCCCGGCCGCCCGCGCCGAGGTCCTGCCCGATGCCGGCGGCTACGGGGATGAGCAGATCTACAACGCCAACATCACCAGGCTCTTCTGGAAGCttcttcccagtgctggaaTCACGGCGAGGCGTCCGGCCCGCGGCGAGCGTGTCACGGTGCTGCTGGCCGCCAACTTGACCGGCTCCCACAAACTCAAGCCCTTGGTGGTCGGAGGTCTCCGTGATCCCGCCAGCCTCCGGCATCACAACCAGGAGAAATTCCCGGCTTGCTACCGCTACAGCCCCGAGGCCCGGCTGGCGCCGGCGCTTCTGCGGGCTTGGTTCTTTGAGGACTTCGTGCCGGGGGTCAAGCGGTACCTGCGGcggagctgcctgcagcagaaggccgtgctgctgctcagctccgCTCCGTCCCGCTCTGGAGCGGGGGCTGAGGATTCTCCGCCGCTCCAGACTCCAGATGGGTCCATCCGTGCGCTGTTCCTCTCCAAGGGTCCCTCTGGGAGCGGtttggctggagcaggaggccGAATCCCGGCGCCGCTGGAGCAAGGGGTGGTGTTGGCCTTCAAGCAGCTCTACAAGCGGGAATTGCTGCGCTTGGCCGTGTCCTGCGGCGGCCCCGGCAGTCCCGCGGACTTCGTGCGCTCCTTCCTCCTCAAGGACATGTTGTACCTGGCTGGGCTCTCCTGGGATCTCATCCCGCCCGGATCCATCGagaagtgctggctgctggggctgcgcGCCGCCTTCGAGCCCCAGCCCGGCGAGGAAGAGCACGGGGACACCCCGGGAGGGGAGGAAGGTGGAGGGGACAGCAAGGTCTTCAGTGACCTGACACACCTGGCCGCCTTAGCCTTCAAATGCTTGGCTCCCGAGGAAGTGTCCGACTGGTTGCACTTGGATGatgcagctccaggtgcagaggaggatgatgatggtGAGGAGGACGCCGAGGAAGAAGGCGCCGAGGGCTGCGGGACAGAagaggatgatgaggaggaagcagctggTGGCAAAAggggtggggaaggaggagatcCTTTGCTGCCCACAGCCGGGGAAGCCATCCAGGGTCTGGAGACGGCGCTGCGCTGGCTGGAGAGACAGGATCCCCGGGAAGTGGGGCCGCTGAAGCTGGTGCAGCTCCGCTCCCTCATCTCCATGGCCCAGCGGCTGCGCCACGGCTGCAGCCCCCAATCCtag
- the EEF1D gene encoding elongation factor 1-delta isoform X1 produces the protein MAVDYFLHDKIWFEKFKYDDAERRFYEQMNGPMGGPSRQQENGASTILRDIARARENIQKSLAGSASTTSSGPAGDQNELLSRISHLEVENQNLRSVVADLQMAIFKLESRLNALEKSSTSHQPSSVPPTQKVEPFSVPSKKVELPAKKAEPAAAEEDEDDDIDLFGSDDEEEDQEAAKVREERLRQYAEKKAKKPGLIAKSSILLDVKPWDDETDMAKMEECVRSIHMDGLVWGASKLVPVGYGIKKLQIQCVVEDEKVGTDILEEEITKFEDYVQSVDIAAFNKI, from the exons ATGGCTGTGGATTACTTCCTGCACGACAAGATCTGGTTTGAGAAGTTCAAATACGACGATGCCGAGCGAAGGTTCTACGAGCAGATGAACGGCCCCATGGGTGGCCCCTCCCGCCAGCAG GAGAACGGAGCCAGCACGATCCTCCGCGACATTGCCAGAGCCAGGGAGAATATCCAGAAATCGCTGGCCGGA AGTGCAAGCACAacctcctctggacctgctggTGACCAAAATGAGCTCCTGTCCCGAATTTCCCACCTGGAAGTGGAAAACCAGAACCTCCGCAGTG ttgtTGCAGACCTCCAGATGGCCATTTTCAAGCTGGAAAGCCGCCTGAATGCTCTGGAGAAATCCTCAACTTCCCACCAGCCCTCATCTGTTCCTCCAACCCAG AAAGTGGAGCCGTTCAGCGTTCCCTCCAAAAAAGTGGAGCTCCCAGCCAAGAAAGCcgagccagctgctgctgaggaggatgaagatgatgacATTGACCTTTTTGGGAGCGATGATGAGGAGGAAGACCAGGAAGCTGCCAAAGTCCGGGAAGAGCGGCTCCGGCAGTACGCGGAGAAGAAGGCCAAGAAGCCGGGACTCATTGCCAAGTCTTCCATCCTGCTGGATGTGAAGCCG tgGGATGACGAGACCGACATGGCCAAGATGGAGGAGTGTGTCCGGTCCATCCACATGGATGGGTTGGTGTGGGGAGCCTCCAAACTGGTCCCAGTTGGATATGGCATCAAGAAACTCCAAATCCAGTGTGTGGTGGAGGATGAGAAAGTCGGGACAGACATCCTGGAGGAGGAGATCACCAAGTTTGAGGACTAT GTGCAGAGCGTGGATATTGCTGCTTTTAACAAGATTTAG
- the EEF1D gene encoding elongation factor 1-delta isoform X3: MAVDYFLHDKIWFEKFKYDDAERRFYEQMNGPMGGPSRQQQKTPARSKEAPCARPKKQSGRSASASTTSSGPAGDQNELLSRISHLEVENQNLRSVVADLQMAIFKLESRLNALEKSSTSHQPSSVPPTQKVEPFSVPSKKVELPAKKAEPAAAEEDEDDDIDLFGSDDEEEDQEAAKVREERLRQYAEKKAKKPGLIAKSSILLDVKPWDDETDMAKMEECVRSIHMDGLVWGASKLVPVGYGIKKLQIQCVVEDEKVGTDILEEEITKFEDYVQSVDIAAFNKI; the protein is encoded by the exons ATGGCTGTGGATTACTTCCTGCACGACAAGATCTGGTTTGAGAAGTTCAAATACGACGATGCCGAGCGAAGGTTCTACGAGCAGATGAACGGCCCCATGGGTGGCCCCTCCCGCCAGCAG CAGAAGACCCCTGCTCGGAGCAAGGAAGCTCCTTGTGCCCGTCCCAAGAAACAGTCGGGACGCTCCGCT AGTGCAAGCACAacctcctctggacctgctggTGACCAAAATGAGCTCCTGTCCCGAATTTCCCACCTGGAAGTGGAAAACCAGAACCTCCGCAGTG ttgtTGCAGACCTCCAGATGGCCATTTTCAAGCTGGAAAGCCGCCTGAATGCTCTGGAGAAATCCTCAACTTCCCACCAGCCCTCATCTGTTCCTCCAACCCAG AAAGTGGAGCCGTTCAGCGTTCCCTCCAAAAAAGTGGAGCTCCCAGCCAAGAAAGCcgagccagctgctgctgaggaggatgaagatgatgacATTGACCTTTTTGGGAGCGATGATGAGGAGGAAGACCAGGAAGCTGCCAAAGTCCGGGAAGAGCGGCTCCGGCAGTACGCGGAGAAGAAGGCCAAGAAGCCGGGACTCATTGCCAAGTCTTCCATCCTGCTGGATGTGAAGCCG tgGGATGACGAGACCGACATGGCCAAGATGGAGGAGTGTGTCCGGTCCATCCACATGGATGGGTTGGTGTGGGGAGCCTCCAAACTGGTCCCAGTTGGATATGGCATCAAGAAACTCCAAATCCAGTGTGTGGTGGAGGATGAGAAAGTCGGGACAGACATCCTGGAGGAGGAGATCACCAAGTTTGAGGACTAT GTGCAGAGCGTGGATATTGCTGCTTTTAACAAGATTTAG
- the EEF1D gene encoding elongation factor 1-delta isoform X4, which translates to MAVDYFLHDKIWFEKFKYDDAERRFYEQMNGPMGGPSRQQSASTTSSGPAGDQNELLSRISHLEVENQNLRSVVADLQMAIFKLESRLNALEKSSTSHQPSSVPPTQKVEPFSVPSKKVELPAKKAEPAAAEEDEDDDIDLFGSDDEEEDQEAAKVREERLRQYAEKKAKKPGLIAKSSILLDVKPWDDETDMAKMEECVRSIHMDGLVWGASKLVPVGYGIKKLQIQCVVEDEKVGTDILEEEITKFEDYVQSVDIAAFNKI; encoded by the exons ATGGCTGTGGATTACTTCCTGCACGACAAGATCTGGTTTGAGAAGTTCAAATACGACGATGCCGAGCGAAGGTTCTACGAGCAGATGAACGGCCCCATGGGTGGCCCCTCCCGCCAGCAG AGTGCAAGCACAacctcctctggacctgctggTGACCAAAATGAGCTCCTGTCCCGAATTTCCCACCTGGAAGTGGAAAACCAGAACCTCCGCAGTG ttgtTGCAGACCTCCAGATGGCCATTTTCAAGCTGGAAAGCCGCCTGAATGCTCTGGAGAAATCCTCAACTTCCCACCAGCCCTCATCTGTTCCTCCAACCCAG AAAGTGGAGCCGTTCAGCGTTCCCTCCAAAAAAGTGGAGCTCCCAGCCAAGAAAGCcgagccagctgctgctgaggaggatgaagatgatgacATTGACCTTTTTGGGAGCGATGATGAGGAGGAAGACCAGGAAGCTGCCAAAGTCCGGGAAGAGCGGCTCCGGCAGTACGCGGAGAAGAAGGCCAAGAAGCCGGGACTCATTGCCAAGTCTTCCATCCTGCTGGATGTGAAGCCG tgGGATGACGAGACCGACATGGCCAAGATGGAGGAGTGTGTCCGGTCCATCCACATGGATGGGTTGGTGTGGGGAGCCTCCAAACTGGTCCCAGTTGGATATGGCATCAAGAAACTCCAAATCCAGTGTGTGGTGGAGGATGAGAAAGTCGGGACAGACATCCTGGAGGAGGAGATCACCAAGTTTGAGGACTAT GTGCAGAGCGTGGATATTGCTGCTTTTAACAAGATTTAG
- the EEF1D gene encoding elongation factor 1-delta isoform X2, giving the protein MAVDYFLHDKIWFEKFKYDDAERRFYEQMNGPMGGPSRQQENGASTILRDIARARENIQKSLAGQKTPARSKEAPCARPKKQSGRSASASTTSSGPAGDQNELLSRISHLEVENQNLRSVVADLQMAIFKLESRLNALEKSSTSHQPSSVPPTQKVEPFSVPSKKVELPAKKAEPAAAEEDEDDDIDLFGSDDEEEDQEAAKVREERLRQYAEKKAKKPGLIAKSSILLDVKPWDDETDMAKMEECVRSIHMDGLVWGASKLVPVGYGIKKLQIQCVVEDEKVGTDILEEEITKFEDYVQSVDIAAFNKI; this is encoded by the exons ATGGCTGTGGATTACTTCCTGCACGACAAGATCTGGTTTGAGAAGTTCAAATACGACGATGCCGAGCGAAGGTTCTACGAGCAGATGAACGGCCCCATGGGTGGCCCCTCCCGCCAGCAG GAGAACGGAGCCAGCACGATCCTCCGCGACATTGCCAGAGCCAGGGAGAATATCCAGAAATCGCTGGCCGGA CAGAAGACCCCTGCTCGGAGCAAGGAAGCTCCTTGTGCCCGTCCCAAGAAACAGTCGGGACGCTCCGCT AGTGCAAGCACAacctcctctggacctgctggTGACCAAAATGAGCTCCTGTCCCGAATTTCCCACCTGGAAGTGGAAAACCAGAACCTCCGCAGTG ttgtTGCAGACCTCCAGATGGCCATTTTCAAGCTGGAAAGCCGCCTGAATGCTCTGGAGAAATCCTCAACTTCCCACCAGCCCTCATCTGTTCCTCCAACCCAG AAAGTGGAGCCGTTCAGCGTTCCCTCCAAAAAAGTGGAGCTCCCAGCCAAGAAAGCcgagccagctgctgctgaggaggatgaagatgatgacATTGACCTTTTTGGGAGCGATGATGAGGAGGAAGACCAGGAAGCTGCCAAAGTCCGGGAAGAGCGGCTCCGGCAGTACGCGGAGAAGAAGGCCAAGAAGCCGGGACTCATTGCCAAGTCTTCCATCCTGCTGGATGTGAAGCCG tgGGATGACGAGACCGACATGGCCAAGATGGAGGAGTGTGTCCGGTCCATCCACATGGATGGGTTGGTGTGGGGAGCCTCCAAACTGGTCCCAGTTGGATATGGCATCAAGAAACTCCAAATCCAGTGTGTGGTGGAGGATGAGAAAGTCGGGACAGACATCCTGGAGGAGGAGATCACCAAGTTTGAGGACTAT GTGCAGAGCGTGGATATTGCTGCTTTTAACAAGATTTAG
- the NAPRT gene encoding nicotinate phosphoribosyltransferase, which yields MAPLADLYQVSMAYGHWRAGRHRAPAAAELFFRRPPFRGSFALGAGLAEGLRGLRAFRFSAADVAYLRSVLPSTIDDAFFDYLATLDASEVTVTAFPEGSVVFARVPFLQVKGPLLVVQLLETTLLCLINYASLVATNAARFRLLAGPDTKLIEMGLRRAQGPDGALSASKYSYIGGFDCTSNILAGKLYGIPVRGTIAHSFIMSFRCLEEVQPRELPPRAGGDPVDLAGLAVSWLQQVCDLLQTPPSKANQGELAAFVSYAVTFPCDFQGLLDTYCVRRSGLPNFCAVALALHQLGYQAIGVRLDSGDLAQQSKEIRGVFQACGAHFQVPWFGTIPIAVSNDISEQSLEEFRREGSEIDMIGIGTNLVTCPLQPSLGCVYKLVEVNGSPCLKLTEDEEKMTIPGMKAIYRLYDAAGHPFMDLMALEEEPSPSAGQELGIRVLGRLEETTKVIPTTVEPLHRTYFRDGQVCEPLPSLPEVRTHAQVSLNLLSPAHRRLHEPQPYPVAVTERLHQLFLELRQGSL from the exons ATGGCGCCGCTGGCGGACCTGtaccaggtgtccatggcctACGGGCACTGGCGGGCCGGGCGACACCgcgccccggccgccgccgaGCTCTTCTTCCGCCGCCCGCCCTTCCGCGGCTCCTTCGCGCTCGGCGCCGGCCTGGCCGAGGGGCTGCGGGGGCTCCGAGCCTTCCGCTTCTCCGCTGCCG aCGTTGCGTACCTGCgctctgtcctgcccagcaccaTAGATGACGCCTTCTTTGACTACCTGGCAACCCTGGACGCCTCCGAGGTGACCGTCACCGCCTTTCCCGAGGGCTCTGTCGTCTTTGCCAGG GTGCCATTCCTGCAGGTGAAGGGGCCGCTCCTGGTGGTACAGCTGCTGGAGACCACTTTGCTGTGCCTGATCAACTATGCCAG CCTGGTGGCCACCAACGCTGCCAGATTCCGTCTCCTCGCCGGCCCGGACACGAAGCTCATAGAGATGGGGCTCCGCCGCGCGCAGGGGCCGGATGGAGCCCTCTCGGCATCCAAATATTCCTACATTGGGG GCTTTGACTGCACCAGCAACATCCTGGCGGGAAAACTCTACGGAATTCCCGTGCGCGGCACCATCGCCCACTCCTTCATCATGTCCTTCAGGTGCCTGGAGGAGGTGCAGCCACGG GAGCTGCCACCTCGGGCTGGAGGAGATCCCGTGGATCTGGcaggcctggctgtgtcctggctgcagcaggtttGTGACCTGCTCCAGACTCCTCCCAGCAAGGCCAACCAAGGCGAGCTGGCTGCCTTTGTGTCCTACGCTGTCACCTTCCCGTGTGACTTCCAGGGATTGCTGGACACCTACTGTGTCAGGAG GAGTGGTTTGCCCAATTTCTGTGCCGTGGCCTTggcactgcaccagctgggcTACCAGGCCATCGGAGTGCGCCTGGACAGTGGGGACCTGGCCCAGCAATCCAAGGAAATCCGGGGAGTGTTCCAAGCCTGTGGAGCTCA CTTCCAGGTGCCCTGGTTTGGGACCATCCCCATCGCTGTCAGCAACGACATCAGcgagcagagcctggaggagTTCAGGAGGGAG GGGAGCGAGATCGACATGATCGGCATCGGGACCAACCTGGTGACGTGTCCCCTGCAGCCATCGCTGGGCTGTGTCTACAAG CTGGTGGAGGTCAATGGCTCCCCATGCCTGAAGCTCACGGAGGATGAGGAGAAGATGACAATCCCGGGGATGAAGGCAATCTATCGGCTCTATGATGCTGCTG GTCACCCCTTCATGGACCTCATGGCCCTGGAAGAGGAGCCGTCACCCAGCgcggggcaggagctggggatccGTGTCCTGGGGCGGCTTGAGGAGACCACCAAGGTCATTCCCACCACCGTGGAGCCCCTCCATCGCACCTACTTCAGGGATGGCCAG gtgtgtgAGCCCCTACCCAGCCTGCCCGAGGTGAGGACCCACGCCCAGGTGTCCCTCAACCTGCTCAGCCCCGCTCACCGCCGGCTCCACGAGCCACAGCCCTACCCG gtgGCTGTGACGGAACGGCTGCACCAGCTCTTCCTGGAGCTGCGCCAGGGCAGCCTCTGA
- the PYCR3 gene encoding pyrroline-5-carboxylate reductase 3 — translation MEASELWVGFVGAGRMAGGLVRGLLQAGKVPASNVLASAPSDKNLDAWRELGCRTTHCNLEVVYRSTLVFLATKPHILPSVLEEIRPAVGSQHIVVSLVAGVTIQTLQRLLPPWTKVLRIMPNLPCVVQAGAMVFSRGSNAGDEEATLLKSLLSSCGLCEEVPESYIDIHTGLSGSGVAYVYLFAEALAEGAVKMGMPGALASRIAAQTLLGAAKMLLETGEHPAKLRGDVCTPGGTTIYALHQLEKGALRATVMDAVEAATNRACDMAKD, via the exons ATGGAGGCGTCTGAGCTCTGGGTCGGGTTCGTGGGCGCCGGGCGCATGGCCGGGGGACTCGTccgggggctgctgcaggcgg GGAAGGTTCCAGCCAGCAACGTCCTGGCCAGCGCTCCCTCGGACAAAAACCTGGATGCTTGGCGG gagTTGGGATGCCGGACCACGCACTGTAACCTGGAAGTGGTGTACAGGAGCACCCTGGTCTTCCTGGCCACCAAACCCCACATCCTGCCGAGCGTCCTGGAGGAGATCCGTCCTGCTGTGGGGTCCCAACACATCGTCGTGTCACTGGTGGCTGGTGTCACCATCCAGACACTGCAACGG ctcctcccgcCCTGGACCAAAGTGCTGCGGATCATGCCCAACCTGCCCTGCGTGGTGCAGGCAGGGGCCATGGTCTTTTCTCGGGGCAGCAACGCGGGTGACGAGGAAGCCACGCTCCTCAAGAGCCTCCTGTCCTCCTGCGGCCTCTGCGAGGAGGTCCCCGAATCCTACATCGACATCCACACCGGGCTCAGCGGCAGCGGCGTGGCCTAC GTGTACCTGTTTGCCGAGGCGCTGGCCGAGGGCGCGGTGAAGATGGGAATGCCGGGCGCCTTGGCCAGCAGGATCGCGGCACAGACGCTGCTG GGTGCAGCCAagatgctgctggagacaggggAGCACCCGGCGAAGCTGCGGGGGGACGTCTGCACGCCCGGGGGCACCACGATCTACGCCCTGCaccagctggagaagggagcGCTCCGGGCCACCGTCATGGATGCCGTGGAGGCGGCCACCAACCGGGCATGTGACATGGCCAAGGACTAG